ATGAATTGGCACCGGGTCAGACTATGGATGCTATGGAGCTGGTTGAAGATAATCAACCTTGCTCTAATAAGGATGAAGCTCCTGATGTTACTCATTCAAATGTAGAAGACACAGAAGTTGGAGAACAAGCTTCTAATGCTGAAGCTGCTGGTTTAACTAATGTCGATGAAATGGAAATCGATAATCAGCCTACACATtatgaaaagcaaaaggcaATGGAGGAGACAACTATTGTACATGGAGGGTCTAAGCCGGGAAGCTTAATGGGAGTGAACCAAGCTGTTTATAAGTTGCCaccagaaaatgaaaatattttctcactgTCTGATTTAGTTTGGGGTAAAGTAAGAAGCCATCCGTGGTGGCCTGGCCAGATCTTCGATCCTTCTGATGCATCTGAGAAGGcgataaaatatcaaaagaaggaCTGCTTTCTGGTGGCGTATTTTGGCGATAGAACATTTGCCTGGAATGAGGCATCCTTGCTGAAGCCCTTCCGGGCTCACTTTTCTCAGATAGCAATGCAGAGCAACTCAGAGTCCTTTCAGAATGCTGTAAACTGTGCTTTGAATGAAGTCTCGAGACGGGTTGAGTTGGGGTTGGCTTGCTCTTGCGTACCAAAGGATGTTTATGACAAGATAAAGGTCCAGATTGTTGAAAATACTGGAATTCGAGAGCAGTTAGGCTTCAGAGAAGGTGTGGATGAATCCACAAGCGCCAGTTCTTTCAAACCGGATAAAATACTAGATTATATGAGAACGTTGGCTCAGTGCTCATCTAGTGGAGGTGATCGTCTAGATCTTGTAATAGCTAAGGCACAGTTGTTGGCCTTCTACAGACAGAAAGGTTACAATGAGCTCCCTGAACTACAATTTTGTGAAGGCTTGATGGAAAGTGATGCTGAAGCTCTAAATTTTGATGGCAGTATTCATGTGGGCAATGACATGGAATCTGGCACTCTGGTTTCTGAGGACAAGATGGTCTCCTCAGGGCGGGATAGTTTAAAAGCCCCCAAAGGCTCGTCTCATAGGCGCAAACACAACTTGAAGGATATAGCTGattataagaagaaagagagaagttTGGCTGAATTGATGGATGATTCTATGGATTATCCAGACGAAGAAACTGATCTTGACGGTAAAGCTTCTGGTACGCTGGTCTCACCATCTTCTGGCAAGAAGCGTAAAGCTCGGGATCCCAGTGCTGACTCAAATCTTTCAGATGGAAGGAAAAATATCTGTGTTGCAAAAGTTGTTAGTGCTGCTTCATTTCCTAAGCCATCCTTTAAAATTGGTGAATGCATTCGTAGGGTTGCCAGCCAGCTGACTGGTGCTCCCATTGTGAAGAGTGATAGGAACGGAGCTGGAGATGGATCCGAAACTGCTGATGCTGAAAAGGGAAGAACAACGATACCAACTGAGTATTCTTCACTTGATGGGTTACTGTCGCAACTCTACTCAGCAGCTCTCGACCCCATGCAAGAATACAGTTTCTTGAATGTGCTTATTTGCTTCTTCTCTGATTTTAGGAACTCTGTTGCTTCAGGCCCAGATCCAACTTTGGGTAGGGTATCtgctaaaaggaaaaaatctgAGACATTTGAGTTTGAGGATATGAATGACTCTTACTGGACAGACAGAGTCATCGGAAATGGTTTTGAGGAGCAGCCATCCGATACAGACTGGAAAGGAGATAATCAACTCGTTGCTGTGGAAACCCAAAAGGTGCGTAAAGTGGGCCGTCGTTCATACACAAGGAGACGAGATTTGGATGAAAGCAACTTGCTGGAGGAGAAACCACCAGGATATGTGGACGAAAATGCTCCAGCAGAACTGGTGTTAATGTTTCCATTGTCAGCTTCTGTCCCTTCAGTTTATAGCTTAAACAAGATGTTCAAGCGATTTGGCCCCTTGAAAGAATCTGAGACTGAACTTGATAGGGATGCCAACCGTGCCAGATTAGTATTCAAGAAGTGTTCTGACGCTGAAGTTGCTTTCAACAGTGCTCAAAAGTTTAACATCTTTGGGTCGATGCTTGTAAATTACCAGCTTAATTATTCTGTTTCTTCCCTAGTTAAAACTTCGCCTATTCCCATGCTTGAACTCGAAGGCTTTGAGGATGCATGTTGATTTCCCCTTGGTGAAAGCATCAGGTATAGTTCTGAGACTTGAAGTACTTGTTCTATTGGTGTACAATTAGTTAGTTATTGACTTGTAAGATGTATCTGAACAGACTCATGGATGATTGGGAGGACGAATTCTAACTGTAATCTGTGGCTTTTGAGCAACAAACTCCACTTCCGTGGACTTGTCAAGGCGTTTATCATCACGGCAATGTGTTTGAAACTGATCCTCATCATATGTACAGTAGTGCTCTCTGTGTTCTGTAGCAATGATGAGCGGCAGATTGGAGATGATGCTGTAACAGTGGCCATCGTCAAGCTTTCCCTGGATTAGAGGGACGGAAGATACTGTACCGATGGAGAGCACTTGAGTGAATATCTAGCATCTGTTTTTTGGGTTAGAAATGCATTTACTTCTGCTTATTGGCTTATATAAAGCTATGTACATTTAGAAAACCTGTTGTTAGGCTGATGGATCCTGATTTCTGTTCCCTAGTTGATGATGAATTTCCTTAGGACTGCAGAGGATGGCATGTTGACTGAAATCTAAGTGCGTGAAAATTCTGTGAACTTTCAATGGTTGAGCCTAAAGAATAACTGAGACGAGATGTCCCATGATGAGGTTTTACATGGGACTTTATGTGAAAAACGCAAGGGTACGCCTCTTATATAGTCTTAAGCTCTTGTAATGTGCCAGGCTGCTAGCATAGTGGAATCGTATTGAGATAAAGGAGTTTATGAAGTATCGCTATTGTTATGCTGAAGTCTGGGTTGAGCGTAGCGTTTCTCTGCTGGCGAAGTTTGAATATATCTCTCAAATGGTTGGGAGACCTTTCGGAATCtgaatcttttttcttgttcagGAGACTTAAcccaaatcctctcacctgaaTTTCTGATGTTCTCTTGCGGTGCGGCTCGTGCCTTCGCCTTGAATTGGTGccggttttttcttcttcccgcCCTTTTTCTTGGACCTCCAGCTTTCTTGTCTTTTGTGGGTAGGGTGGGTTGATTGCTTCGTGGCCAAGATCACTGTCATTTAAATGTGTAAATTCCTCATCATTCGTCTCATGCTTGCTCCTTAGTTAGAAGCGGATTAACTTGTAATAGTCCTATGCAATGCACTGTTGCGTGGTATACGTTCCAAAACTATGTCGGTGTACCTTTGCGGAGGATTCGTGTTCGTTACCATGTTACTAGTCTTGTACTTATATCAGTTTTTGCGATCGGATACGAGCCACAGGTTGTTGGCCTGGTGTGAGATTCGCTCCCAGCCGTATCAAGTGTGTATCCAGGCGTGCAGGGTGGGGGTGGTTGGAACCGGGAGCTTGTCGCCCGTGTGAATTGGGGGCATTTCCCCTGGTTGAAGATTGAAATTGCGCCCTTTTGTAAGGGAGAGGGCATTTGGTCCATTTTGCGCAAGGAAGTATACCCTGTAAGACCTTGCAACGCTACTGCTAGTTGATGTAGGGTCGATTTTGTTCCTATGTGTAATGGCATAACTTATCACTCAGCTATTTTGAGAAGTGAAAGAAGGGCCTCGCGATTGTTGTGAATAACGTATCAAAGGCCAATGCTTTATCGGCCCTAAAATCAATTTAGAGGCCTGTGGAGACAAACTAATTCAAGTTAATCGTTCCAAGGTTCGAAGAACCGTTTCATTATGTTGGACTTTCAAATGAAGTTCACAACATTTTGCCTGATTGACTTGTTTCGAAATGCTGTAGCACTATTTCTTTATTTGAGGAAAATGGCTGCAGCACAAGCAACAGGCACGAAAAGAACTCGCGAACGACCCAGAATGGATCTACCAAGCTGGAAAGCACGCGTGACAGCAGTTGTCTTTCCCCTGTCTGGTACAAGATTTTTGGGCTCCCATGAAATCTTTTGTCCACTGAGTGATCATTAGCATTGGACCACGTAGGGAATTCTTGCGTTCTTAACCCGCGATCAAGTCCCCACTTCCTCTCAACCTGTGCATGCCTCTGATTCAGTGGAAACCACTTCCATTCggttcgtttttttttaaaaccgaACCTAATCGAACCAATAAGAAAATTTGTTAAACCAAACTGAAATTCGATCCAAAACCGAATTGAAATCCTGGTTcggtttgatttgattttttagtttttagttttttttttttttgctgttatATACTATAAGattaattttctaatcaaattatCTTTTGATTAGCAAGGTAAAAACTTCATTGGTTTTCAtaagaattttcaataattaaattttaattacgaaaagatgaatgaattttatattatcttaatttACTAATTGTAAATTGGACAAATTACGAAATGGTGAAGAGGTCTAAAATTAGTGAAACAAATGTTAGAGCTCAAGAAAACTAACATTTTGTTAAGGCTCTAatttttttgcagaaaatatggattttttagaaaatatttttcagaaagtcattttctagaaaaataattatatttaccATTATTCGTccgaaacttgaaaatgaactaatttttttttttttttgataaggaAAATCTTCTCCCACATGCAccccttttgataatttttttttaaaattgatttttaattatttaattatttattctttttatccttcttcttcttcattggccagTCATTAGTCGCCAAGAGAGGCGGCGAGCCTCACCACGGgttggtgaggccgagcttgctCGAGGTCGCCAAGCTAGCCGAGGCTCTAGGTCCGCaagctaggtgaggctcgagcctcgtcaATGTTTGGCAAcctttggtgaggctcgagcctcgcaaTGTTTGGCAAcctttggtgaggctcgagccctGCCCAAGTAGCCAAATTCAACGGGGCTTGAGCTCACCCGATTGAGTGAACTCGGCCTCGCCATAGGctagcgaggctcaacctcattGGAATTTggtgagcttgagcctcgccgatctgtgGCGAGGCTCTAGCTCACCCTTGGTCGGTTATTGACTGCACTATGGTAGGTGAGCAACTaatgaagaataagaagaagaaaaagaaagataaggaaaaaaagtagaaaacataaaataaaataaaaaatgttttaaaaaaataaaataaaaattttaaagattttattggtttggttcggttaacAACTGATAAAAACTGAATTGGTTAAAAAAGatttagtttttaatatttatcCGAATCGAAtgagaattgaattgaaaaatactAAACttttcggttcagttcggttttgGTTCTGTTTTTTATACCCCTAATTTCTATTAATGACTGTTAGGGCCCAAAAACGTGATAATTGATGTGTTGAGCGCAACAAATCCTCAGATTTCAAGCCTACGGCTCCATGCGCGGAACGGGCGCTCATGAGCTGCACAGTCTCGCTGGGTGAGATGGTGAGAATGGAAGTTAAACTCAATCTAGAATTGGCTATCAAATTCATCTGTTTCTGTATCACCAAACATGACATATCAACCGATGCGCATAGAACGGATTTTATAGATCAGATTGACTGAATTCATGTATAATCCTCGTTCTCTTTGCAAAATCAACTTGAATGTTGGATTAAGGGAAATATAATGGGAACTCGGAATGTTCTTCACTGGGATTGTGCCGTCCGAAGCAAATCCTTATCATCCCGCCCTTTCCttgctcattttttttctgtttgtttggtaaaagaattgagctttttcttttctgcaatTATATTAAGCAAACCCTGATCCTACTTTTCGCTGGCTGAACCCAGAAAAAACATGCAAGGATAAGCACTTTCTTTCCACTGGACTACTCTTTAGAGGATCAGAAACTGAAAATCAATACTTTTttacacgagagagagagagagacccatgAGATACGGGTGGAACCCCAAACACATGCTTCTTCTTACATAATATTTTtgctcctttccttttttctttttctttttttaattcaatataGAACTGGCTGTCGAATGCATTTGTTTTTGGACCACCAAACATGACGATACGAAATTAACCGATGCGCATAGGACGGACTTGATGGATCAGATTGACTGAATTCATGTATAGTCCTTTCctctttgaaaaatcaatttgaatgtTCAACTAAAGAGAAATATAACGAGAACTCGGAATGTTCTTGACTGGGATCCTGCTGTCCGAAGCGAGTCCTGATTCCCGCCCTTTCTTGCTcaattttttctgtttctttggtAAGAAAATTGAGCTTTCTTGTCTGCGATTACATTAAACAAACCCCGATTCTACTTTTGCAGTCTTAACCCAGAAGAACATGAAAAAATATGAACTTTCTTCCCACTAGACCTACTCTTTAGAGTATCAGaaactaaaaatcaattattacacggggagagagagagagagagaggagtaaTTATTTAAAGATTTCAGCTTTATGCAGAGAAAGTTCAATGAAGCCATCAGTGCAAGACCCATAAGTTATGGGTGAACCCAATACACATGCTTCCTCTTACATGGTctttttgctcctttttttaattggttCACAGCTCATATGCATGTTAGCTAGAGAGATAGACAGAGATAgacagagatagagagagagagagaataaaagaatCTTATCAGACCCccctaaaaaaattgaagaatcaacaaaaaagaaaagaattggaaaagaaGTAGCCGCCCCAGATCAGATAATAATGTTGTTCTGAGCAGTCATCCTCCCTCCTCTTCCCTGTTTCTTCTGGgttaaatgttttatttttgccaCCTAGCCACCCTTTTTAAAGCCGTCACCACCTGCACCCACTGTACCTATTCCACAGCCAAGCACACTGTCCATGTAATATCAGTTTACTGCtaaattccaacaaaaaaaaaaaaaaaaaaagaaaagaaatcaattgaAAAGAACCATAGGCTATTCACTCAGAACATGCTCTAATCAGTTCAAGTGCAACACTTTTTATTCTGGCGAGATTCCCTGATAATGATGTTCACCTGTGCTTAAGATGCCCATGTGATGCAAGGACCGTGCTATGGCTAAGTTTACTTTCATGTGAACACTTTTAAAGATTTCAATAATGGACTAGTTGATTGATGGCCTAGTTTTCCTTCCGTTAATTGAGAGAGGATTGGCTAAGTAGTGTCAATTTTGCAAGCTGGCATCGGTCAGATGTGCCTTGCCGGCTACTTTTAACACCGACAACAACTTTGGGAGAGAGCGACAGTACCATTATTTTCACCtgccaaaaatggaaaaagagagtGGGACGGGAAACTCCATAACGGCAGCTGCCTCCTAACCACAGATCAAATTTCATAAACTGGGGCCTTTGTTTTCTTGCATTGCAGAACATTTTCACAACTTAATTTCCCTACCATCCAAGACATTTACTCAACCAGAGTAATGTCATCTGAGCAAATTACTTCTAAGAGTTTTCCAAGTAGCGGCACGACCCCCTTTTATGTTGATTAAGACAGTCGAATCACATCTGGATATCTTTCACATTATGACCAACCCGCCTGCGACTCGACTATTTACACTTCTCTCTTAGGTACAGTCTCGAGATCCGAACTCAGGACCCCGTTTCCTTTTACTCtacagagagaaaagaaagtgcTATTTGACTGCCCATGGTATACCCTTTAGAACCGCTGGCGCTGCGCATTCCGAATCACAACTTCACGTGACAGAACGACTCAATGTTTTCTCGTTTCTTGTTTCAGACATTGACTGGGGCGAGCCATGTTACCATGTGAGACCCAAGAACCGGACAGCATAATTAATGAGAAAAGAACCTCAGTCACGAGCAGAGTACTGAACCTCAATGTGATCGAAGTCCTAACCTGTGTTGGGAGCAGCGATGGAGGCAGGCTTGGACATGAGGGCCGGGACCGCGGTCATGGGCCCGGCCGATGCTGGCTGGAAGACGTGCGCCGGGAGGCCCACTGTGTGGGACTGATGGTGGTGAGGGTAGTGGGGATAGAGCGGGTACATCGGCATCATAGCCTGGCTCGGATACATTTGTGAGTAGTGCGCGTTCACGTAGGCCCCTCCGGTGTAGCTTACTTTCTGTGCACCACCAATCGACTAGACCACATTAATTCATCGACACAACGAGAAGAATATCATGCTTAGTTTCCCCAATTGCTCGCTTAACAATTGTTCCGACTATGATTTCTAAgataattcaagaaaaataaaggactCGAATTGAATCTATTAGTATTCGATCTTAGACCACATGCCGATCGATCCTTTTTGTAAGCATTATGAGTGAAGCTCGGGTAAAAAACGATAAAGGTCAGACAAGGGTGATCGGGAATTAATGACTTGATAATTACTTACGTGGTTGTAGTTCATGTCAGTGGCGATGTAGGCTGGGGAGTAcctgaacaagagagagagaattcgaaATTTATTATCAGATCATCAAGTATAGAAAAGCAAATCCTAGAGATCGTCAAGAAACCGCGAATTAAGCCAAATCAAACAGGCGCTAATTATACCCGTAGAAAGGAACGGCCTGATGGTGCTGGTGATGGTAGGGCAAAGCTGGTGTCCCCGCAGGATAATACCACTGCATTTGATGATTTGCTGGTGTGGATGCCATCGACCTTGGTCCAACAATGTTCGATCCTTCATCCcccacaaattttattttttttcaggaaaaagaaacgaaGCATCAGATCCAATGTGCAAGTCACAACGCTCGCACCATAAACATGCAGATCAAGATTCTGAGTTGCTTTGTTTTCTGTTTGGAAAGTCATTCTAACTTTATCGTGgccgaatttttttttcaggacaTTACCCGAGAATGAATTTCTGGCGTCGCTTCGTAAGTTAATTGCCTATCTCTAGCATTATTCAGTAAGGGATGAGAACAGAAagatcctagagatttcatttcCATATAATTACACATGTTTTGAGCAGCTTCCACACAGTATATATACCTTGCTGCGGGATAgtagggggaggaggaggaggaggaggaggaggaggagtggcggcggcggccgtgGACTTGGGG
This Eucalyptus grandis isolate ANBG69807.140 chromosome 7, ASM1654582v1, whole genome shotgun sequence DNA region includes the following protein-coding sequences:
- the LOC104454184 gene encoding uncharacterized protein LOC104454184, translating into MDKQGDKEPSVPGASEGATASGGEDVVSGGGGGRKETLAGARESGGEGQRRREEGSLAVASVAEEGAFSNGDDIMVEVLGSEVFVDGVCRPGDEENLKAEAGRDGSGSGKKGLQRDAKSLQDSGFVEGGVEGSMGTESREQGDEKCTDAVESKVEDPASGEVGAINDEARDAGMDPQKEHASDIVGDGDGETQIIEETQIIEEMQVIEETQIIEEAVAVLEEKLVEKGMDQPSDVVQNTVTGSGAEVQTEEGIKSGQCADVGVTSAHDARAQEAVCPSATAKTSSSPTSVLEEKSAAMNGGEKVTTVDKMPPASGVEAVTSVSEGEHILEVETARGEKVEVEENLGEVNTEYEDKQTKVTVESEDKATTQDLSNLEVEGTEPHVSDENQVNLDGGLAENIQVKAIEANAEDGHMVVEDQLGKDEKTTAAAESIGASTTLGLQDQVISESKAAGAESEVLPHMIPENSTSVGMDATGNDQSLALNAIPMIMEGEAHGTDVRENESKDNELAPGQTMDAMELVEDNQPCSNKDEAPDVTHSNVEDTEVGEQASNAEAAGLTNVDEMEIDNQPTHYEKQKAMEETTIVHGGSKPGSLMGVNQAVYKLPPENENIFSLSDLVWGKVRSHPWWPGQIFDPSDASEKAIKYQKKDCFLVAYFGDRTFAWNEASLLKPFRAHFSQIAMQSNSESFQNAVNCALNEVSRRVELGLACSCVPKDVYDKIKVQIVENTGIREQLGFREGVDESTSASSFKPDKILDYMRTLAQCSSSGGDRLDLVIAKAQLLAFYRQKGYNELPELQFCEGLMESDAEALNFDGSIHVGNDMESGTLVSEDKMVSSGRDSLKAPKGSSHRRKHNLKDIADYKKKERSLAELMDDSMDYPDEETDLDGKASGTLVSPSSGKKRKARDPSADSNLSDGRKNICVAKVVSAASFPKPSFKIGECIRRVASQLTGAPIVKSDRNGAGDGSETADAEKGRTTIPTEYSSLDGLLSQLYSAALDPMQEYSFLNVLICFFSDFRNSVASGPDPTLGRVSAKRKKSETFEFEDMNDSYWTDRVIGNGFEEQPSDTDWKGDNQLVAVETQKVRKVGRRSYTRRRDLDESNLLEEKPPGYVDENAPAELVLMFPLSASVPSVYSLNKMFKRFGPLKESETELDRDANRARLVFKKCSDAEVAFNSAQKFNIFGSMLVNYQLNYSVSSLVKTSPIPMLELEGFEDAC
- the LOC104454183 gene encoding probable RNA-binding protein ARP1 isoform X2, translating into MVLASPEAGGRETRELRSSRGGCFCREMTMSGNGVGQFGDTTLTKVFVGGLAWETPKEAMREHFEKYGEILEAVIILDKVTGRSKGYGFVTFKDPEAAKKACEEATPVINGRRANCNLASLGARRPKSTAAAATPPPPPPPPPPPTIPQQGSNIVGPRSMASTPANHQMQWYYPAGTPALPYHHQHHQAVPFYGYSPAYIATDMNYNHKVSYTGGAYVNAHYSQMYPSQAMMPMYPLYPHYPHHHQSHTVGLPAHVFQPASAGPMTAVPALMSKPASIAAPNTVCLAVE
- the LOC104454183 gene encoding probable RNA-binding protein ARP1 isoform X1; amino-acid sequence: MVLASPEAGGRETRELRSSRGGCFCREMTMSGNGVGQFGDTTLTKVFVGGLAWETPKEAMREHFEKYGEILEAVIILDKVTGRSKGYGFVTFKDPEAAKKACEEATPVINGRRANCNLASLGARRPKSTAAAATPPPPPPPPPPPTIPQQGSNIVGPRSMASTPANHQMQWYYPAGTPALPYHHQHHQAVPFYGYSPAYIATDMNYNHKVSYTGGAYVNAHYSQMYPSQAMMPMYPLYPHYPHHHQSHTVGLPAHVFQPASAGPMTAVPALMSKPASIAAPNTGTVGAGGDGFKKGG